The nucleotide sequence AGCTCACTTCCTTTAGTTAGCTTATTAGTATCAATTTACCATTTTTAAATAAGTAAATACAAGTTCAATTATTTTTATCATAAACATGATGGTCAATTTCCTTTGAGAATTTGTTTAGTTTTCCCCATTTTTTTGTAAAAAAACACACCCTGACAACCTTTTATCGTGTCCAGGGTGTGTTTTGCTATTTTATCGGTTCAACAAACTTCCTACATATCTTAGTAGTTCATTGGCACTAGTTGAATTGTAGCCATGCTCATCAACCAACCGTGCGATAACTTCATTAATCTTTTTCAGTTGTGACTCATCAGGCGTTTTAGACGATGTTGTAATTTTTACAACATCTTTAAGATCAGCAAATAATTTCTTCTGAATCGCTTCTCTTAGGCGCTCATGAGAATTATAGTCGAATTTCTTTCCTTTTCTTGCATATGCCGAAATTCGAATAAGTATTTCTTCTCGGAACGCTTTTTTGGCATTCTCTGAAATCCCGATCTGTTCTTCAATCGATCTCATTAACTTTTCATCAGGACTCATCTCTTCACCAGTAAGCGGATCACGAAGCTTATTTTTATTGCAATACGCCTCAACGTTATCGAGGTAATTGTCCATAAGCGTTTTTGCAGACTCTTCATACGAGTAAACAAACGCTTTTTGTACTTCCTTCTTCGCAATATCATCGTACTCTTTACGAGCTGCCGAGATAAAGTTAATAAACCTCTCTTTATCTTCCTTCGATATGGATGCATGATGATCAAGCCCGTCTTTTAATGAACGCAGAACATCTAACGCGTTGATAGAAGGTGACTCTTTACGAATAATGGCTGAAGAAATACGGTTAATCACATACCTTGGATCGATACCTGACATGCCTTCATCCGAAAATTCTTTCTTCAATTCTTCAAGATCCACATGATTGAACCCTTCAACTATTTCCCCATCATACAATCTCATCTTCTTCAACAGATCCATTCCTTGTTTCTTTGAATCTTTTAATCGCGTCAATACTGAGAAGGTCGCTGCTACCCTTAACGCGTGAGGTGCAATGTGAACATGCGACATGTCACTCTCAGAGATCATTTTTGCATAAATCTTTTCTTCTTCTGAAACTTTTAAATTATATGGAACACCCATCACGATAATTCTGGAATGCAGCGCCTCATTTTTCTTGTTAGCGATAAAGGATCTGTACTCCGATTCATTGGTATGAGCTACGATAAGCTCATCAGCCGAAATCAGTGCGAAACGACCCGCCTTAAAGTTACCTTCTTGTGTGAGTGAAAGAAGGTGCCATAAGAACTTCTCATCACACTTCAGCATTTCTTGAAACTCCATCATCCCTCGGTTCGCTTTGTTCAGCTCACCATCGAAACGATAAGCACGAGGATCAGATTCAGATCCATATTCAGCAATCGTTGAGAAGTCGATACTTCCCGTTAAATCAGCGATATCCTGTGACTTCGGATCAGATGGACTGAACGTTCCGATTCCAGTTCGCTTGTCTTCAGAGAAAAAGACGCGCTCTACCATTACATCTTCAATGCGATTATCATACTCATGTTCAAGCCTCATCGTATTTAACGGTGACAAGCTTCCTTCAACACGAATGCCATAATCATTATAAAACTCTTTTCTCAGGTGCTGCGGAATGAGATGAAGCGGATCTTCATGCATCGGACAACCTTTGATCGCATAAACCGCTCCCGCAGGAGTTTTTGTGTATTGCTCCAATCCTCTTTTTAACATCGTAACTAAAGTGGATTTACCACCGGATACTGGCCCCATTAACAACAATATACGTTTACGGACATCAAGGCGTTTAGCGGCAGGATGAAAATACTCTTCAACAAGTCTTTCAATCGATTCTTCTAAACCAAAAATTTGATCGCTGAAAAAATGATACACCTTTTGACCATTCTTTTCTGAAATTCCAGCATCTTTGATCATGTTGTATACTCTTGAATGCGCAGACTGGGCAACAAATGGCCGATCTCGTAAAATATCAAGGTATTCAGCGAAGGTACCTTCCCAGGCTAAACGCTGTTCTTCTTCACGATGCAGTTGGATTCTCGATAAAATATCCATGAGTACCTCCTTGATTGTATTGGCTCCATCAAGTGTTAATCTACTCTATGCGGGGATGTCCGTAATCATTCTGTTTGAATAGTGATTTTTTATTTTAAAAACGAAGAAATTCTATTATCCCTTTCATGGTAAAATATGTTTATCATTGTGATTTGAAACGGAGAAAGTATTATGAACCAAAAGCTTGGCCTTGTCGCGGTGCTCTTTTTACTAAGTGTCGTGTTCTTTTCATTTGTTGGTTTAAGAAATGAATTCGAAAACTATATTCCGTTTCAAAAAGCTGTTCAAACGCTCGCTAAGGTAGAAAGTATTAACCTTGATGAGAACAGTCGTCTTCTCGACCAAAACGGAAACCTTCTTTTCGAATTCAGAGGTGAAGAAAGCCGTATTTATTTGTCTTATAAACAAATTCCCGAATATATCCGCCAAGCGTTTATCGCTACAGAAGATCAATACTTCTTACAGCATCACGGTATAGACGGGAAAGCGATTGCTCGCGCATTTATAGCCAACTCAACAGACGGCGGCATCCAGCAAGGCGGCAGCACGATTACACAGCAGCTATCCCGCAATCTCTTTTTAACACATGAACGTACATATGACAGGAAACTAAAAGAATTACTAATCTCTTACCGAATTGAACAACAGCTAACAAAAGAGGAGATCCTCGAGCTTTATATAAATACCATCTATTTTCAAAACGGTGTGTACGGTATTGAGAAAGCGAGCCGTTATTACTTTAGTAAACCTGCTGGGAAGCTTACATTAGGGGAATCCGCACTGCTTGCAGCAATTCCAAATAATCCGGAACTATATAATCCCCTAACAAAGCTCAACAACACACAGAAACGGCAAAAATGGATTTTAGATAAAATGAAAGAACAAAAGTTTATTGATGAAGAATTGCATGGTGCAGCTGTTAAACAACCGATTAAAATAAATGTTTCACAGCAGGTTGCTCCCTTCCCTGAAGTAGTTGGTTACGTAAAAGAGGAACTGCTAAGCTTGCTGGCTGGAGCTCCAAGTAATAAGGGATTAACAGCGGATGCCCTTGTCCGTAAACGAGATGAACTGTTGCGAAGCGGTGTTGTTGTTGAAACGTCATTAGATTCCAGACTGCAAAAAGAAGCTTTGCAGGCTGTTAATAGCCGTTTGCCTTTTAAAGGAGTGGAAGGATCCGCCGTTGTTGTGGATCATGCTTCAAAACAAATTGTTGCCATGATTGGGGGAAAGAATGTCGGGTTAGAAGAATTTAACCGCACCTATCAAGCGAAGCGTCAGCCTGGATCTTCCATAAAGCCACTCCTCGCCTATGGGCCTTATGTTGATGTGTTTGGCGCAAAACCGCATTCACTTATTTCTGCAGCGAAGATCTGTGAAGGTAATTATTGTCCAAACAACTACGGCGGGGCTTCTTACGGGACTGTCTCATTAAAAAAAGCGATGGCAAGTTCAATAAATACAGCAGCTGTCCGAGCACTAAAGAAAACAGGTGTTGAAAAAGCTTTTTCTTATTTAGATTCCTTTGGATTTTCGTCTGTTATGCGAGAAGATCATCAGCTTGCAAGTGCACTCGGCGGTTTTACCAGTGGCTTTTCCCCGCTCGAACTGACTAGTGCATATACGACTTTCGGTTCTAACGGAACTTATATTAAACCTAGATTGATAACTTCTGTTAAGGATAAGAGCGGAGAGGTTTTGTATAAATGGGACGATCAGCCTGTTATAGTGTGGAGTGAGAAGACAAACACCGTTATGCGGGAGATGCTTGAAGGAGTTACGCTTTCTGGAACAGCAAGGGATGCTCGTTTTTCAGGTTCAGCCTATATTGGCGGAAAGACAGGCACTACAAACGATGTGAAAGATCTTTGGTTTGTAGGGCTGACAGATCGATATACGGCTGGAGTTTGGGTGGGCCGGGATAAACCGAGCAGCCTTCGATTTATTGAGGGATTGTCACCGGAAGTGATGATTTGGCGAGATATTATGATAAAAGCACATCAGAAATGAATGAAGAACCCTGTCACTTATTGAGCGACAGGGTTTTTAGCTGGTACTTGGGTACTTATTATACGGCAAATTAAAGAAATCTAGGGTAATCCCGCGAGTTTCCAAATTAATTCCGCGAGATCTTGAGTAAATACCGCGAAAAATAGCAATAATCCCGCGAGTTTTTATGATATACCCGCGAGTCTGCCAATAGGACAATTCGGGGCTATGTAATCGCCGCAACGAATGCATTATAAAGACGCATCACCGTATAAACAACGAGCAGAATGAAGCCTGTCCAAAAGAACAAATGCATAAATACCATGCCGATGATGCCCACTGTGGTTAAACTCCCGCCGATTCTCAATAAAAGATAAAAGAAGTACACTAGTGATGCTGCAACAAACACGATACATATAAGCAGCACAGAGTGGTTCAAAATAATGGCAAGCATACCGCCAGCAAAAAAGAACCATCCCCCGCCCTTTCCTTGCTGAAGAAGAGTCCCTTCCGAATCACTCGAAAAAAAGAACAAACTTAAGTGAGTCAATGTATCGGATAATAGTTTCAGAGCGGCAAACCCCATAAAGAACAATAAAAATAAGCAAAAGCCGACAGATAGGTGAATCACATGATCTTTAAACAGCTCCTGCATTCCTTGATAAACCCCAAAGTATTTTAGCTTATCGATTAAAAGTCTTTCAAAATAAATGGCAAAACTAGAGCTGAACAGGATAATAGAAAACAGAGGAAGATACCCTGTCATATAAACGTTTTTCTTCATTAGCGCAACACGAATCCCCTCAAAATGTTAAATCTTCGCAGAAATGCATTCCCATGAAAACCGTTTTCATTTATAATGAGTAGAGAGAATGGAAAGAATAAGACTACTTTCAAAGGAGGAGTTCAAATGGATTTTATCCTCATCCTACTCGTGATGCTCGCCTTCCTGACTGCCATCTTTACAGCAGGCTACAACGATCGTCCTGGAAAAAACTAATCCATGTACATATGGAAGTAAAAACGTCCCTTTTCATACAAGGACGTTTTTTTATTTTGTTCTTTTTCGAAAAGAATACTGTTGTCGCTCATTGTGTTTGTTCATTCTCTTCATTGAAAAGTTGACAGGAGTGCAAGGTGTGAGACTCCTGCGGGACAGGCGGGCAGGTGAGACACTTAAGAGTGAAACGTACAAATGTGGCTCACCACCTGCCCCGCGGAAAGCGAACACCTGGAACGGAAGTCAACTACTTTCAAAAGCAACACGGTTTACAAAATAATTCCACAGCTCTTTTATTTCAACTCTCCAAAACTTTGCTGGCGCAGAGCTTCATAGATTAAGATCGCTGCTGTATTCGATAAGTTTAATGAACGAATATGTTCATTCATTGGAATGCGCAAACATCTTTCCATGTTCGCATCAATCACTTCTCTAGGAAGTCCCTTCGTTTCTTTTCCAAAAACAAAAAAGACATCCTTCTCTGAATCTGAGTAATCAAAATCTGAGTATGTTTGTTCACCAAATTTGGTTATATAATAAAACTCACCGTCTGGATATTCACTATAAAAGGCATCCAAAGAATCATGATGAAACAATTTTACATGCTCCCAATAATCAAGTCCGGCACGCTTTAAGTATTTGTCTTCCAAAGAAAAACCGAGTGGATGAATCAAATGCAAGTGTACGCCGGTCCCAGCACATGTACGTGCAATATTTCCTGTATTTGCAGGAATTAACGGTTCAAATAATACAACATGTATAGCCAAAAAGCTCACCTCAAAAACAATATTCCAACAAGTACTTATTATAGCACTTTTTTAGGAATATCACTCTTTAGAAGGCAAGCTTTCCCCTTATAGAATATGAAAAAATTTATATTGAATGCGCTTTGTGTACGCCGTTGAATCTTCATAGCCCCAATACCGCATTCTGCTGTTTGTCGTATGTGCATTTACGAGTGGTTCACCTGAAGGGTCCTTTGCAACAACAATCGTCGTATGCTGATAATGCCCGTCACCATCAAAGTCATAGCAGATTACATCTCCCGGCAATAACAAGTGAGCTGCAGACTTTTCTTGCGCTTGAAGACTAGATTTTGATCCGCTCAAATACCACCTAAGTGCATTAGCCACCGACCAGCTATAGCTCCAGGAATTGTTTCGCATCCACCAGCCTTTAGACTTAATGGATTGAGATGTCATCGGAATTCCGCCGGCATGAAGGCTTTGTGAAATATAATTCGTGCAATCGTTCTCAAATGATTTATAAGCAGGATTAAACGTATTCCACCATCGCTCTGCATATCTTACCGCAGCAAGTCTGTCATATCCGCCTTTCGTTGGTGCGATCGATTCATTTTCACGTTCTATTTTTGGCAGTTCACGATAATTCCCTTCAACGTTAACCGGTTCATCACTTTTCATGTCACCATCTTCAAAAATGGCTCGCCGTTCTTGAGACATCTCTTCTACATAAAAGTCAAAGCCATGCTTAATCAAGAAACTATAATGAACCAAATAATCTACCTGAACTTTGCCTTCTGTTTCTGTCGTTCGCAAAACACTTCCGTTCGTTTGATTGTTCACGATATACGCATTTCTATCGGTGTACATTTGTTTTTTACGTATAAAACTTTCTTGTTCTTCTCGTAAAAAGAAGCCTCTTCCATCTGCATCTGCATGAATCATCCACTGCGATTGGTTTTGAATATAAGCTTTAAGTGTTTCCATCCACATCAGACATCCCTCCTGCTTCTACTAACATATGAGTGGGATATCAAAAAAAAGAACCCTTTAAGGGCTCTAGGATGTCTTCTTACAGCTATTCTGTTCAATTGATAATAATATTTCTTTCTTGTCTAATCCTCCGCCGTATCCTACAAGTGCTCCATTGCTTCCAATGACGCGATGACACGGAATAAATACTGGTACAGGATTCTGGTTATTCGCGCTTCCTACAGCACGAACGGCCTTAGCTGCACCAATGCCTTGAGCAACTTCCTTGTATGAACAAGTGGCACCATAAGGAATACTCGAAAGCTGGTTCCATACCTTTTTTTGAAAAACGGTACCAAATAAATCATAGTTCACGCTAAACTCATGCAGGTTGCCTGCAAAGTATGCATGTAATTGTTGAATGGCATCTTCCAAATACACAGGAGAGTGTATAAGTTCTCCTTTAATAAAATGTTTAGCCATCCATGAACGTAAAGATGGAAGGTTATCCTCCATTGAACCAAAATCGAGACGGCAGATTCCGTTCTCCGTTGCAATGATTGTTAACGGTCCGATTACGCTTTCCATTTCTTCGTAATAGAGTAACGTTTTAATCTGACACATAATTATCCCTTCTTTTCATTACTTGACCTTACTATATCGGACACTTCGAACATATGCGATTACGAAATTTCTTGATTTCGAACCATTTTCAGTCCCTTTTCTATCTCTAGCTTTACCAAATCGTCTTTTTCACGCTCTTTTGCAGACAATAGTTCCAATTCTGCATCCATTCCACCTATCTTACCGATGGCCCATGCTGCAGTCCCTCTTATGACAGGCCGAGGATCATGGGTTAATAAGTTTACAAGATCTGGTACAGCAGTTTCATCTTTAAAATGAGCTAAAGCAATAATCGCATTGCGCTGAATCGGTTTCTTCCCTCTCCAGCTGCCTGAAACATACCCGAATTTTTCTTTGAACTCTCTATTACTCATAGACAATAAGGGCTTTAATAGTGGCTTTGCAATCTCTGGGTCAGGTTCCATCTCAACGTGGTGGTGAAAATCTTTTCCCTTGTTCTCAGGACATACCGTCTGACATGTATCACAGCCATAAAGCCGATTGCCTAATTTGTCTCTATATCGGTCAGGTAAAAAATCTTTTGTTTGGGTTAAAAATGCAATACACTTAGACGAATCGAGCTGTCCTCCCTGCACGAGTGCACCTGTCGGACATGCCTCAACACATTTATTACATGAACCGCATTGATCTTCCATTGGCGTGTCTGGTGGAAGTGCTATATTTGTAACCATTTCTCCGAGATACATATATGAACCAAACTCTGGAGACATGATCGCACAGTTTTTAGCACTCCATCCGATCCCGGCTCTCTCAGCAACAGCCCGGTCTGACAGTTCACCTGTATCTACCATTGATTTCACATTCGCTTCTGGAACTTTTTCTATAATAAAAGCCTCCAGCAATGAGAGCTTTTCTCTTAATATATGGTGGTAATCTTTCCCCCATGATGCTCTGCAAAAAATACCTCTTCGTTCTCCCTTAATGCTTCTCGGGGCGTTTTTCATTTTGGAAGGATATGCTAGAGCGATAGAAATGATGCTTGAAGCACCCGAAAGCAGTCGTTCAGGCTCTGTTCTTTTTTCAATATCACTTTCTTCAAATCCTGATTGATAGCCAAGGTCTTGCTGTAATCGGAGACGTTCTTTTAGCTCAACAAAAACATCCGCTTGTGCGAAGCCAATTTTGTCAATTCCGATTTCTTTACTATATGCAACAATCTCTTCCTTCAACTGGGCACCTGTCACGCATATCCCTCCTTTACATTTATTTTTCACACTTATGATAAACTACAATTATATATAAAACTGAAACGGGGTTCGATGATGATTACAATTTCTCCAAAAATAAACGAACTTGTC is from Fictibacillus sp. b24 and encodes:
- a CDS encoding PrkA family serine protein kinase, encoding MDILSRIQLHREEEQRLAWEGTFAEYLDILRDRPFVAQSAHSRVYNMIKDAGISEKNGQKVYHFFSDQIFGLEESIERLVEEYFHPAAKRLDVRKRILLLMGPVSGGKSTLVTMLKRGLEQYTKTPAGAVYAIKGCPMHEDPLHLIPQHLRKEFYNDYGIRVEGSLSPLNTMRLEHEYDNRIEDVMVERVFFSEDKRTGIGTFSPSDPKSQDIADLTGSIDFSTIAEYGSESDPRAYRFDGELNKANRGMMEFQEMLKCDEKFLWHLLSLTQEGNFKAGRFALISADELIVAHTNESEYRSFIANKKNEALHSRIIVMGVPYNLKVSEEEKIYAKMISESDMSHVHIAPHALRVAATFSVLTRLKDSKKQGMDLLKKMRLYDGEIVEGFNHVDLEELKKEFSDEGMSGIDPRYVINRISSAIIRKESPSINALDVLRSLKDGLDHHASISKEDKERFINFISAARKEYDDIAKKEVQKAFVYSYEESAKTLMDNYLDNVEAYCNKNKLRDPLTGEEMSPDEKLMRSIEEQIGISENAKKAFREEILIRISAYARKGKKFDYNSHERLREAIQKKLFADLKDVVKITTSSKTPDESQLKKINEVIARLVDEHGYNSTSANELLRYVGSLLNR
- a CDS encoding transglycosylase domain-containing protein; this encodes MNQKLGLVAVLFLLSVVFFSFVGLRNEFENYIPFQKAVQTLAKVESINLDENSRLLDQNGNLLFEFRGEESRIYLSYKQIPEYIRQAFIATEDQYFLQHHGIDGKAIARAFIANSTDGGIQQGGSTITQQLSRNLFLTHERTYDRKLKELLISYRIEQQLTKEEILELYINTIYFQNGVYGIEKASRYYFSKPAGKLTLGESALLAAIPNNPELYNPLTKLNNTQKRQKWILDKMKEQKFIDEELHGAAVKQPIKINVSQQVAPFPEVVGYVKEELLSLLAGAPSNKGLTADALVRKRDELLRSGVVVETSLDSRLQKEALQAVNSRLPFKGVEGSAVVVDHASKQIVAMIGGKNVGLEEFNRTYQAKRQPGSSIKPLLAYGPYVDVFGAKPHSLISAAKICEGNYCPNNYGGASYGTVSLKKAMASSINTAAVRALKKTGVEKAFSYLDSFGFSSVMREDHQLASALGGFTSGFSPLELTSAYTTFGSNGTYIKPRLITSVKDKSGEVLYKWDDQPVIVWSEKTNTVMREMLEGVTLSGTARDARFSGSAYIGGKTGTTNDVKDLWFVGLTDRYTAGVWVGRDKPSSLRFIEGLSPEVMIWRDIMIKAHQK
- a CDS encoding DUF5366 family protein, with the translated sequence MKKNVYMTGYLPLFSIILFSSSFAIYFERLLIDKLKYFGVYQGMQELFKDHVIHLSVGFCLFLLFFMGFAALKLLSDTLTHLSLFFFSSDSEGTLLQQGKGGGWFFFAGGMLAIILNHSVLLICIVFVAASLVYFFYLLLRIGGSLTTVGIIGMVFMHLFFWTGFILLVVYTVMRLYNAFVAAIT
- the trmL gene encoding tRNA (uridine(34)/cytosine(34)/5-carboxymethylaminomethyluridine(34)-2'-O)-methyltransferase TrmL, giving the protein MAIHVVLFEPLIPANTGNIARTCAGTGVHLHLIHPLGFSLEDKYLKRAGLDYWEHVKLFHHDSLDAFYSEYPDGEFYYITKFGEQTYSDFDYSDSEKDVFFVFGKETKGLPREVIDANMERCLRIPMNEHIRSLNLSNTAAILIYEALRQQSFGELK
- a CDS encoding amidase domain-containing protein, which translates into the protein MWMETLKAYIQNQSQWMIHADADGRGFFLREEQESFIRKKQMYTDRNAYIVNNQTNGSVLRTTETEGKVQVDYLVHYSFLIKHGFDFYVEEMSQERRAIFEDGDMKSDEPVNVEGNYRELPKIERENESIAPTKGGYDRLAAVRYAERWWNTFNPAYKSFENDCTNYISQSLHAGGIPMTSQSIKSKGWWMRNNSWSYSWSVANALRWYLSGSKSSLQAQEKSAAHLLLPGDVICYDFDGDGHYQHTTIVVAKDPSGEPLVNAHTTNSRMRYWGYEDSTAYTKRIQYKFFHIL
- a CDS encoding methylated-DNA--[protein]-cysteine S-methyltransferase, coding for MCQIKTLLYYEEMESVIGPLTIIATENGICRLDFGSMEDNLPSLRSWMAKHFIKGELIHSPVYLEDAIQQLHAYFAGNLHEFSVNYDLFGTVFQKKVWNQLSSIPYGATCSYKEVAQGIGAAKAVRAVGSANNQNPVPVFIPCHRVIGSNGALVGYGGGLDKKEILLSIEQNSCKKTS
- the queG gene encoding tRNA epoxyqueuosine(34) reductase QueG, with protein sequence MTGAQLKEEIVAYSKEIGIDKIGFAQADVFVELKERLRLQQDLGYQSGFEESDIEKRTEPERLLSGASSIISIALAYPSKMKNAPRSIKGERRGIFCRASWGKDYHHILREKLSLLEAFIIEKVPEANVKSMVDTGELSDRAVAERAGIGWSAKNCAIMSPEFGSYMYLGEMVTNIALPPDTPMEDQCGSCNKCVEACPTGALVQGGQLDSSKCIAFLTQTKDFLPDRYRDKLGNRLYGCDTCQTVCPENKGKDFHHHVEMEPDPEIAKPLLKPLLSMSNREFKEKFGYVSGSWRGKKPIQRNAIIALAHFKDETAVPDLVNLLTHDPRPVIRGTAAWAIGKIGGMDAELELLSAKEREKDDLVKLEIEKGLKMVRNQEIS